One Amaranthus tricolor cultivar Red isolate AtriRed21 chromosome 1, ASM2621246v1, whole genome shotgun sequence DNA window includes the following coding sequences:
- the LOC130820318 gene encoding zeatin O-glucosyltransferase-like, whose translation MESPKNFCQNIPKNNPNDDDLPPIAVVMVPLPAQSHLNQLLHLSQQITSHGIPVHFASSPSHNTQAKLRLHGWDPQSLKKIHFHDFDLPPLMSPLPSTNHGYSIPFPPHFYPLFKAATHFREPICNLLQKLSTMFKRVVVIHDIIIASVVQDVKNIPNAESYSVIPISAFTLFFDFWETMDQKPFDLNESDIPKCIPSKQGCTTPEIDEYVATQFEFLGLESGRIYNTSRIIEGKYVELMEKLTPKDEIKHFALGPFNPVGLEKIDCKINTKRHPCLKWLDQQENDSVIYISFGSSTSLKDEQIRELAIGLEKSEQKFLWVLRNCDTADVLTQIESKSPQLPEEYEERMKNRGIIVRDWAPQLEILGHPSVGGFMSHCGWNSCIEGISLGVGIVAWPMHSDQPRNAVLITEVLRIGTLIRDWDQRDELVTSCMIEKAVKMLMDTEKGEMMRKRAVELGNDVRRSVDEDGVAYSEMKSFIDHITR comes from the coding sequence ATGGAATCACCAAAAAATTTTTGTCAAAATATCCCCAAAAACAACCCAAATGATGATGATCTTCCTCCCATTGCAGTAGTAATGGTCCCACTTCCAGCCCAAAGCCATCTAAACCAACTTCTCCACCTCTCTCAACAAATCACCTCACATGGAATCCCTGTACATTTTGCTAGTTCTCCCAGCCATAATACCCAAGCCAAACTCCGTCTCCATGGTTGGGACCCACAAAGCTTAAAGAAAATCCATTTCCATGATTTCGATCTTCCTCCATTAATGTCTCCTCTACCTTCTACCAACCATGGCTATTCTATCCCTTTTCCTCCCCATTTTTACCCTCTTTTTAAAGCTGCTACCCATTTTCGTGAACCCATTTGTAATCTCTTACAAAAACTCTCAACCATGTTCAAAAGAGTTGTTGTGATTCATGATATCATAATTGCTTCTGTAGTTCAAGATGTTAAAAACATCCCAAATGCTGAATCTTATAGTGTAATACCCATTTCTGCTTTTACTCTGTTTTTTGATTTCTGGGAAACTATGGATCAAAAACCATTTGATCTAAATGAATCTGATATTCCCAAATGTATCCCCTCGAAACAAGGGTGTACTACCCCTGAAATTGATGAATATGTAGCAACCCAATTCGAGTTTTTAGGTTTGGAATCTGGAAGAATCTACAACACATCTAGGATAATTGAAGGTAAATATGTAGAATTAATGGAAAAATTAACCCCAAAAGATGAAATCAAACACTTTGCTTTAGGACCATTCAATCCTGTTGGATTAGAAAAAATCGACTGTAAAATCAACACAAAGAGACATCCATGTTTGAAATGGCTGGATCAGCAAGAAAATGATTCGGTCATATACATATCTTTTGGGTCATCAACATCACTGAAAGATGAACAGATCAGAGAATTGGCAATTGGGTTGGAGAAAAGCGAGCAGAAGTTTTTATGGGTATTGAGAAACTGTGATACAGCTGATGTTCTTACACAAATTGAATCAAAATCTCCACAATTACCAGAAGAATATGAAGAAAGGATGAAAAACAGAGGGATAATTGTAAGAGATTGGGCTCCTCAATTAGAAATATTGGGTCATCCGTCGGTTGGCGGGTTTATGAGTCATTGTGGATGGAATTCGTGCATTGAGGGTATTAGTTTGGGGGTAGGTATTGTAGCTTGGCCTATGCATTCGGATCAGCCCAGGAATGCGGTTTTGATTACTGAAGTTTTGAGGATTGGTACGTTGATTAGGGATTGGGATCAGCGTGATGAGTTGGTAACATCGTGTATGATTGAGAAGGCTGTTAAAATGTTGATGGATACTGAAAAAGGAGAGATGATGAGGAAGAGAGCTGTGGAATTGGGTAATGATGTTAGAAGATCGGTTGATGAAGATGGTGTTGCTTATTCTGAAATGAAGTCTTTTATTGATCATATAACTAGATGA
- the LOC130810115 gene encoding uncharacterized protein LOC130810115: MDRWPISNYDVNDRNEVRRAYIQRGPYQPPHDTYPQTILSGYARRFNKSCEIASHYGGDTFISKGLRLGIISKDLINILGNRIDYLFEVMMKVKHLVRKLSLSPSHIRGQGYDGASNMRGHINGLRTLIQKDYSFAHYVHYFAHQLQLTLVKVAHKHVDVQRLIDLTNLVLNTIVVSYKRRDEFRQKQAEMVEKALSEVAGDDDIARTQAILDGIQIFDFAFMIYLMKLVLGISNELSLSLQRRDHDVVNAMSLLSTTKSDFRRLGMKDGNL, translated from the exons ATGGATag ATGGCCAATTTCAAATTATGATGTGAATGATCGCAATGAGGTAAGAAGAGCTTATATTCAAAGAGGTCCCTATCAACCCCCACATGATACTTATCCCCAAACTATATTGTCTGGATACGCACGTCGATTTAACAAGTCTTG TGAAATTGCAAGTCACTATGGAGGAGACACATTCATTAGTAAAGGTTTGAGACTTGGAATAATATCAAAAGATCTGATAAACATATTGGGGAACCGAATA GATTACCTTTTTGAGGTCATGATGAAAGTGAAACATCTAGTAAGAAAG TTGTCTTTGAGTCCATCTCATATAAGGGGGCAAGGTTATGATGGAGCAAGCAACATGCGAGGTCATATTAATGGGTTAAGGACTTTAATCCAGAAAGATTATTCATTTGCACATTATGTACACTATTTTGCTCACCAACTTCAATTGACTCTTGTTAAGGTTGCACACAAACATGTTGATGTTCAGCGTCTTATTGATTTGACCAATCTTGTATTGAATACTATTGTTGTTTCTTATAAACGTAGAGATGAGTTTCGACAAAAACAAGCTGAGATGGTTGAAAAAGCCTTATCTGAAG TTGCCGGAGATGATGATATAGCTAGAACTCAAGCTATTTTGGATGGCAtacaaatttttgattttgctttCATGATTTATTTAATGAAATTAGTATTAGGGATCTCTAATGAACTAAGTCTATCTTTGCAAAGAAGAGATCATGACGTTGTAAATGCTATGTCCTTGCTTAGTACTACTAAGAGCGATTTCAGAAGACTAGGGATGAAGGATGGGAATCTTTGA